A section of the Perognathus longimembris pacificus isolate PPM17 chromosome 7, ASM2315922v1, whole genome shotgun sequence genome encodes:
- the C7H1orf122 gene encoding uncharacterized protein C1orf122 homolog isoform X1 has protein sequence MEWGPGSGWSRGEAAGVDRGKAGLGLGGRPPPPPPRDERAQQLLDAVEQRQRQLLDTIAACEEMLRQLGRRRPEPAGGGNVSAKPGAPPQPVAAARGGFPKDAGDGAAEP, from the exons ATGGAATGGGGCCCGGGCTCAGGCTGGTCACGGGG GGAGGCTGCCGGCGTGGACCGCGggaaggcggggctggggctCGGCGGGAGgcctcccccgccgccgccccgggatGAGCGCGCCCAGCAGCTGCTGGACGCGGTGGagcagcggcagcggcagctCCTGGACACCATTGCCGCCTGCGAGGAGATGCTGCGGCAGCTGGGCCGCCGGCGCCCGGAGCCGGCTGGTGGCGGG AACGTCTCAGCCAAACCCGGAGCGCCTCCCCAGCCAGTTGCCGCTGCCAGAGGTGGCTTTCCAAAGGATGCTGGCGATGGAGCTGCGGAGCCTTGA
- the Yrdc gene encoding yrdC domain-containing protein, mitochondrial isoform X2, translating to MSPARPCAGLRAVVAASVGLGDGPAGSARSGRLLRPPCPAPAAPGARLLRLPGSGAVQAASPERAGWTAALRAAVAELRAGAVVAVPTDTLYGLACSAGCSAALDAVYRLKGRSEVKPLAVCLGRVADVYRYCQVTVPEELLKDLLPGPVTLVMERSQELNKDLNPFTPEFQDLWPHLSLVIDGGPIGDGQSPECRLGSTVVDLSVPGKFGIIRPGCALENTTAILQQKYGLLPSHGSCS from the exons ATGTCTCCGGCGCGTCCCTGCGCCGGGCTGAGGGCCGTGGTGGCTGCCAGCGTGGGGCTGGGTGACGGGCCGGCGGGCTCCGCCCGTAGCGGCCGCCTCCtccgcccgccctgccccgctCCGGCGGCGCCTGGAGCCCGGCTGTTGCGGCTCCCGGGGAGTGGGGCCGTGCAGGCCGCCAGCCCCGAGCGCGCCGGCTGGACTGCGGCGCTGCGGGCCGCCGTGGCAGAGCTGCGCGCCGGCGCCGTGGTGGCCGTCCCCACCGACACGCTGTACGGCCTGGCTTGCTCGGCCGGCTGCTCGGCGGCACTGGACGCCGTGTACCGCCTCAAGGGCCGCAGCGAGGTGAAGCCGCTGGCCGTGTGCCTGGGCCGCGTGGCCGACGTCTACAG GTACTGCCAGGTGACAGTGCCTGAGGAGCTCCTGAAAGACCTCTTGCCAGGACCAGTGACCCTGGTGATGGAACGCTCCCAGGAGCTCAACAAAGACCTGAACCCCTTTACTCCT gagttccaagACCTCTGGCCTCATTTGTCCCTGGTCATTGACGGGGGACCCATTGGGGATGGTCAGAGTCCTGAATGTCGCCTTGGTTCTACTGTGGTTGACTTATCTGTGCCTGGAAAGTTTGGCATTATTCGTCCAGGCTG TGCCCTGGAAAATACTACAGCCATCCTCCAACAGAAGTATGGGCTGCTCCCTTCACATGGGTCCTGCTCCTGA
- the C7H1orf122 gene encoding uncharacterized protein C1orf122 homolog isoform X2, which translates to MLRQLGRRRPEPAGGGNVSAKPGAPPQPVAAARGGFPKDAGDGAAEP; encoded by the exons ATGCTGCGGCAGCTGGGCCGCCGGCGCCCGGAGCCGGCTGGTGGCGGG AACGTCTCAGCCAAACCCGGAGCGCCTCCCCAGCCAGTTGCCGCTGCCAGAGGTGGCTTTCCAAAGGATGCTGGCGATGGAGCTGCGGAGCCTTGA
- the Yrdc gene encoding yrdC domain-containing protein, mitochondrial isoform X1, with protein MSPARPCAGLRAVVAASVGLGDGPAGSARSGRLLRPPCPAPAAPGARLLRLPGSGAVQAASPERAGWTAALRAAVAELRAGAVVAVPTDTLYGLACSAGCSAALDAVYRLKGRSEVKPLAVCLGRVADVYRYCQVTVPEELLKDLLPGPVTLVMERSQELNKDLNPFTPLVGIRIPDHAFMQDLAQMFGGPLALTSANLSSQASSLNIEEFQDLWPHLSLVIDGGPIGDGQSPECRLGSTVVDLSVPGKFGIIRPGCALENTTAILQQKYGLLPSHGSCS; from the exons ATGTCTCCGGCGCGTCCCTGCGCCGGGCTGAGGGCCGTGGTGGCTGCCAGCGTGGGGCTGGGTGACGGGCCGGCGGGCTCCGCCCGTAGCGGCCGCCTCCtccgcccgccctgccccgctCCGGCGGCGCCTGGAGCCCGGCTGTTGCGGCTCCCGGGGAGTGGGGCCGTGCAGGCCGCCAGCCCCGAGCGCGCCGGCTGGACTGCGGCGCTGCGGGCCGCCGTGGCAGAGCTGCGCGCCGGCGCCGTGGTGGCCGTCCCCACCGACACGCTGTACGGCCTGGCTTGCTCGGCCGGCTGCTCGGCGGCACTGGACGCCGTGTACCGCCTCAAGGGCCGCAGCGAGGTGAAGCCGCTGGCCGTGTGCCTGGGCCGCGTGGCCGACGTCTACAG GTACTGCCAGGTGACAGTGCCTGAGGAGCTCCTGAAAGACCTCTTGCCAGGACCAGTGACCCTGGTGATGGAACGCTCCCAGGAGCTCAACAAAGACCTGAACCCCTTTACTCCT CTTGTAGGCATCAGGATTCCTGACCATGCCTTCATGCAAGACTTGGCGCAGATGTTTGgggggcctcttgctctcaccaGTGCTAACCTCAGCTCTCAAGCCAGTTCTCTGAACATAGAG gagttccaagACCTCTGGCCTCATTTGTCCCTGGTCATTGACGGGGGACCCATTGGGGATGGTCAGAGTCCTGAATGTCGCCTTGGTTCTACTGTGGTTGACTTATCTGTGCCTGGAAAGTTTGGCATTATTCGTCCAGGCTG TGCCCTGGAAAATACTACAGCCATCCTCCAACAGAAGTATGGGCTGCTCCCTTCACATGGGTCCTGCTCCTGA